A part of Campylobacter sp. MIT 12-8780 genomic DNA contains:
- a CDS encoding saccharopine dehydrogenase family protein — protein sequence MSHLLIIGAGGVARVAAVKAAMNANTFSKITLASRTLSKCEAIASFIKERLGVSIDIAKIDADDTEAVVKLIKEIKADLLLNLALPYQDLSLMDACVKAKIPYIDTANYEHPDLAKFEYKEQWARNEAFKEAGILALLGSGFDPGVTNVFCAYAKQKLFDEIHYIDILDCNAGDHGYKFATNFNPEINLREVSAKGRYWENGKWIETEPMAIKMAWDYPEVGVKDSYLLYHEELESLVKNIPSLKRIRFFMTFSQNYLTHMNCLENVGMLGIKPVLHKGIEIVPIEFLKTLLPDPASLGARTKGFTNIGCVIRGLKDGKEKQVYIYNVCNHEECYKETGAQAVSYTTGVPAMIGAKLIAKGIWQGKGVFNMEEFDAQPFMDELMTQGLPYKIIELPLS from the coding sequence ATGAGTCATCTTTTAATCATAGGAGCAGGCGGAGTAGCTAGAGTAGCAGCAGTAAAAGCTGCCATGAATGCAAACACTTTTAGCAAAATCACCCTAGCAAGTAGAACCTTAAGTAAATGCGAGGCTATAGCAAGTTTTATCAAAGAGCGTTTAGGCGTGAGTATAGATATAGCTAAGATTGACGCTGATGATACTGAAGCGGTTGTAAAGCTTATTAAAGAGATAAAGGCTGATTTGCTTTTAAATTTAGCCCTGCCTTATCAAGATTTAAGCTTGATGGACGCTTGTGTAAAAGCAAAAATTCCTTATATAGATACAGCAAATTATGAACATCCAGATTTGGCTAAATTTGAGTATAAAGAACAATGGGCTAGGAATGAAGCCTTTAAAGAAGCTGGAATTTTAGCCCTTCTTGGCTCTGGCTTTGATCCGGGCGTTACAAATGTCTTTTGTGCGTATGCCAAGCAAAAGCTTTTTGATGAAATTCATTATATAGACATTTTAGATTGTAATGCAGGCGATCATGGCTATAAATTTGCGACGAATTTTAATCCAGAGATCAATCTTAGAGAAGTTTCAGCCAAAGGCAGATACTGGGAAAATGGTAAGTGGATAGAAACTGAGCCTATGGCTATAAAAATGGCTTGGGATTATCCAGAAGTTGGGGTTAAAGATAGCTATTTGCTCTATCATGAAGAACTTGAAAGCTTGGTAAAAAATATACCAAGTTTAAAACGAATTCGCTTTTTTATGACTTTTTCTCAAAATTATCTCACTCACATGAACTGCCTTGAAAATGTAGGCATGCTAGGCATTAAGCCTGTGCTTCACAAAGGGATTGAGATCGTGCCTATAGAGTTTTTAAAGACTCTCTTACCTGATCCAGCAAGTCTTGGAGCAAGGACTAAAGGCTTTACAAATATAGGTTGTGTGATAAGAGGCTTAAAAGATGGCAAGGAAAAGCAAGTGTATATCTATAATGTCTGCAATCATGAAGAATGCTATAAAGAAACCGGCGCACAAGCTGTGAGCTACACCACAGGAGTGCCAGCCATGATAGGTGCAAAACTTATCGCAAAAGGCATTTGGCAGGGAAAAGGTGTATTTAACATGGAAGAATTTGACGCCCAGCCTTTTATGGACGAGCTTATGACTCAGGGCTTGCCCTATAAAATCATAGAACTTCCTTTGTCTTAA